The Oscarella lobularis chromosome 9, ooOscLobu1.1, whole genome shotgun sequence genome includes a window with the following:
- the LOC136191544 gene encoding low-density lipoprotein receptor-like isoform X2 — protein sequence MRAARSLPTTATNVTAINATATTAINATATTAINATATTAINATATTVINATATTAINATATTAINATATTSINVTATTMASSCPLGFFQCRNNGKCIPARRVCDWVSDCDDDSDERVCATLTPTKNCSSRFEFLCGDGRCVHQSDVCDDVNDCADNSDERGCPQSPTTSLLPTTQWPRRTTSTMGCDRQRYRRELFQCNNGRCIYRYDVCDYNDDCGDSSDERDCDCPSHRFLCGNGRCISDSRRCDGDVDCDNDEDDCPLSGGVVAILAVTFTIIGIVVFVGALVALCIRSKNRRVESQHQSWPTEAALPPVNGPGAMIQVPACFMPPPPGPPPSGFQEQPPSFDEAVSEKRQS from the exons ATGCGAGCGGCTAGAAGCTTGCCTACAACTGCGACGAACGTCACTGCCATAAATGCCACTGCTACAACTGCCATAAATGCCACTGCTACAACTGCCATAAATGCCACTGCTACAACTGCCATAAATGCCACTGCTACAACTGTCATAAATGCCACTGCTACAACTGCCATAAATGCCACTGCTACAACTGCCATAAATGCCACTGCTACAACTTCCATAAACGTCACCGCTACCACAATGGCATCAAGTTGCCCATTGGGATTTTTCCAGTGCCGGAACAACGGCAAATGCATTCCGGCACGTCGGGTGTGCGATTGGGTGTCCGACTGCGACGATGATTCGGACGAACGAGTATGTGCGACGctgacgccgacgaagaattgCTCGTCGAGATTCGAATTCTTGTGCGGCGACGGGCGCTGCGTTCATCAGTCGGACGtctgcgacgacgtgaacgaCTGCGCCGACAACTCGGACGAGCGAGGCTGTCCGcagtcgccgacgacgtcgctgttgCCGACGACGCAGTGGCCGcggcggacgacgtcgacgatgggCTGCGATCGTCAGCGTTATAGGCGGGAGCTTTTTCAGTGCAACAACGGACGCTGCATTTATCGATATGACGTTTGCGACTACAACGACGATTGCGGCGACAGCTCGGACGAACGCGACTGCGACTGTCCTTCGCATCGATTTCTGTGCGGAAATGGACGCTGCATTTCTGATTCTCGGCGCTGCGACGGAGATGTCGACTGCGATAATGACGAAGATGACTGCC CGTTGTCTGGCGGAGTGGTCGCTATCCTTGCCGTGACCTTTACCATTAttggaatcgtcgtctttgtcggCGCTCTGGTTGCTCTGTGCATCAGGTCGAAGAATCGCCGCGTCGAGTCGCAGCATCAGAGCTGGCCGACGGAAGCTGCTCTTCCACCTGTCAACGGCCCTGGTGCAATGATTCAAGTTCCGGCATGCTTCATGCCGCCTCCGCCTGGCCCTCCGCCGTCCGGTTTTCAGGAGCAACCGCCTTCTTTTGACGAGGCCGTTTCCGAGAAGAGACAGTCTTGA
- the LOC136190915 gene encoding low-density lipoprotein receptor-related protein 4-like: MSLKRSVATLCLLAVHVLSVRSARSSPTTATNATAENVTATPTTATNVTTENVTATNFTAGNVSATTNSSCAFGFFQCRNDAKCIPRRSVCDQVYDCGDNSDERGCPTTQLPTTPPCRLGSDFLCDDGRCIDYSRVCDGQNDCGDDSDERNCNCDTHTWSYEWSYECGDGSCIFDYQYCDGHADCDNDEDYCQLSRGSRRDREIIIIIAATCSVLGIVVIVGASVSLYVQLKRRAALPQQSCLTDTAPPPAYGPGGAMNPAFAMTPLPGAITMVSILALCLLLSTQAQGYSRSCSSSYEFRCGNGRCIYKSYRCDGDRDCDNDEDGCPLSGGGVAILAVTFTIIGIVAFVGALVALCIKSKNRRVESQHQSWPTENALPPGAMIQVPAYFMPPPPGPPPGPPPSGFQEQPPSFDEAVSEKRQS, encoded by the exons TCGCGACTCTTTGTCTACTCGCCGTACACGTCCTCTCCGTGCGATCGGCTCGAAGCTCGCCTACGACTGCGACGAACGCTACGGCTGAAAACGTCACTGCTACGCCTACGACTGCGACGAACGTTACGACTGAAAACGTCACTGCCACGAACTTCACAGCTGGAAATGTTAGCGCCACAACGAACTCGAGTTGCGCATTCGGATTTTTCCAGTGCAGAAACGACGCCAAATGCATTCCAAGACGTTCGGTTTGCGATCAGGTATATGACTGCGGGGACAACTCGGACGAACGAGGCTGTCCGACGACGCAgttgccgacgacgccgccttgCCGTTTGGGGTCGGACTTTCTGTGCGACGACGGGCGCTGCATCGATTATTCGCGCGTTTGCGACGGCCAAAACGATTGCGGTGACGACTCGGATGAACGCAACTGCAATTGTGATACGCATACATGGTCTTATGAATGGTCTTATGAATGCGGAGATGGGAGCTGCATTTTCGATTATCAATACTGCGACGGACATGCCGACTGCGATAATGACGAAGACTACTGTC AGTTGTCTCGCGGCTCTCGCCGAGATCGAGAGATCATTATTATCATTGCTGCGACCTGTAGCGTTCttggaatcgtcgtcattgtcggCGCTTCGGTTTCTCTGTACGTCCAGCTGAAACGTCGCGCCGCGCTACCGCAACAGAGCTGTCTGACGGACACTGCTCCCCCGCCGGCTTATGGGCCCGGTGGTGCAATGAATCCGGCATTTGCCATGACTCCGCTGCCGGGAGCGATC ACCATGGTATCta ttcTGGCTCTTTGTCTGCTTCTCTCCACTCAAGCGCAGGGCTATAGCAGATCCTGTTCTTCTTCATATGAATTTCGTTGTGGAAATGGGCGTTGCATTTATAAGTCCTACCGCTGTGACGGAGATCGTGACTGCGATAACGACGAAGATGGCTGCC CGTTGTCTGGCGGAGGGGTCGCTATCCTTGCCGTGACCTTTACCATTATTGGAATCGTCGCCTTTGTCGGCGCTTTGGTTGCTCTGTGCATCAAGTCGAAGAATCGCCGCGTCGAGTCGCAGCATCAGAGCTGGCCCACGGAAAATGCTCTTCCACCTGGTGCGATGATTCAAGTTCCGGCATACTTCATGCCGCCTCCGCCGGGCCCTCCGCCGGGCCCTCCGCCGTCCGGTTTTCAGGAGCAACCGCCTTCTTTTGACGAGGCCGTTTCCGAGAAGAGACAGTCTTGA
- the LOC136191542 gene encoding laminin-like protein epi-1 codes for MACHLVVALLALFALVGAQEPPPGSFTLFNDILMASSVDTCGNPPEVYFDPVANENRTCNATDHPPSDALNNDQASWWQSKGGIQAASFYIDLKQVYEVLSVHLRMGNSYSPRDFVLEKRIEDGSYVPLEYVVDDPSTRCLSVFGVNEKGAFASSDPADVVLCHGPTDTSPVAGGDTINIDFVFTGGTLRPGTIGHAREFVDFLSTRMLRLRFMGFAPDAISVGAEFFTVADLRITGRCSCNGFASACIEPTLANPVYQCDCTPSSRTNGASCDRCQALFNNASYVRAFDDPSFVCQECDCSEEADSCAYDATLARGVCNCTNNTHGIDCGDCRVNVERNPVTGACDACKDGFFGLDPNNPNGCDPCVCDDVGAINDICRKEDGQCSCQPNIVGLSCDRCRDGTFNFTSTGCQSCQCADPNAQCNSTTGQCVCPPNVVGLRCDACAPNIFNFNATDGCQPCNCNPGGSINQSCTDDAGLCYCHPGVVGDKCDQCDANFFNFTNGIGCEPCECDNQGSANLQCDATTGVCQCLLNVAGDKCDGGCEPGFFNFQPWPGCEPCNCNNAGSVGIECHQTVGNCTCHPGVAGAKCDGGCEDFFFQFTPNVGCQPCDCEGADSCAYDATLARGVCNCTNGYSCFCYGHSDLCVYDEQRGCVCVDCEHNTTGDRCEKCLPDFFRDPGKDPDDPTVCLRRCGG; via the exons ATGGCTTGCCATCTAGTCGTTGCTCTCCTCGCccttttcgctctcgtcggGGCTCAGGAACCTCCCCCGGGCTCATTCACTCTTTTCAATGACATTCTGATGGCGTCGTCGGTCGATACGTGCGGCAATCCGCCCGAAGTCTACTTTGATCCGGTGGCCAATGAGAACAGGACGTGCAACGCGACTGATCATCCGCCGTCGGACGCGCTGAACAACGACCAAGCATCGTGGTGGCAGTCTAAAGGAGGCATTCAAGCGGCGTCCTTTTATATAGATTTAAAGCAG GTGTACGAAGTCTTAAGCGTTCATCTTCGGATGGGAAATTCATACTCGCCTCGCGATTTTGTTTTGGAGAAAAGGATCGAGGACGGATCATACGTTCCGCTTGAATATGTTGTCGACGACCCGTCCACTCGCTGCCTGAGCGTCTTTGGCGTtaatgaaaaaggagcaTTTGCGTCGAGCGATCCTGCTGATGTTGTCCTTTGCCACGGACCCACGGACACCAGTCCTGTCGCGGGAGGAGACACG ATCAACATCGACTTTGTATTCACTGGTGGTACGTTGCGTCCCGGCACCATTGGCCACGCTAGAGAATTTGTG gACTTTCTCAGTACTCGAATGCTTCGCCTTCGATTCATGGGCTTCGCCCCAGACgcaatatctgtc GGTGCAGAATTTTTTACAGTTGCTGATTTGAGGATAACGGGACGATGCAGCTGCAACGGCTTCGCTTCGGCGTGCATCGAACCGACCCTTGCCAATCCAGTCTACCAGTGCGATTGCACACCGTCGTCTCGCACGAATGGAGCGAGCTGCGATCGTTGCCAAGCGCTTTTCAACAACGCTAGTTACGTGAGAGCGTTCGACGATCCGTCGTTCGTCTGTCAGGAGTGCGACTGTAGCGAGGAAGCCGATTCGTGCGCCTacgacgcgacgctcgcTCGCGGCGTCTGCAATTGCACGAACAACACGCACGGCATCGACTGCGGCGATTGCCGCGTCAACGTCGAGCGCAACCCCGTGACGGGCGCGTGCGACGCGTGCAAAGACGGCTTTTTCGGTCTCGATCCCAACAATCCAAACGGCTGCGATCCGTGcgtctgcgacgacgtcggcgcaaTCAACGACATTTGCCGCAAGGAAGATGGTCAGTGTTCGTGTCAACCAAACATCGTCGGCTTGAGTTGCGATCGGTGCCGTGATGGAACGTTCAATTTCACATCGACGGGATGTCAAT cCTGTCAATGTGCTGATCCGAATGCACAGTGTAATAGCACGACTGGTCAATGCGTCTGTCCtccgaacgtcgtcggactCCGATGCGATGCGTGCGCGCCGAATATCTTTAATTTTAACGCTACGGACGGCTGCCAGCCGTGCAACTGCAACCCAGGCGGATCTATCAATCAGTCGTGCACCGATGACGCGGGACTGTGCTATTGTCATCCAGGCGTTGTCGGCGACAAGTGTGATCAGTGCGATGCCaactttttcaatttcactaACGGCATCGGATGCGAACCGTGCGAATGCGACAATCAAGGCTCTGCTAACCTTCaatgcgacgcgacgacgggagTTTGTCAGTGTTTGTTGAATGTTGCCGGCGACAAATGCGACGGCGGTTGCGAGCCaggattttttaattttcaacCTTGGCCCGGGTGCGAGCCGTGCAATTGCAACAACGCCGGTTCAGTTGGCATTGAATGCCATCAGACGGTCGGAAATTGCACGTGCCATCCCGGCGTTGCCGGTGCCAAATGCGACGGAGGCTGcgaggattttttcttccaattcaCACCAAATGTTGGCTGTCAACCGTGCGACTGCGAGGGAGCCGATTCGTGCGCCTacgacgcgacgctcgcTCGCGGCGTCTGCAATTGCACAAACGGATATTCCTGCTTCTGCTACGGTCACAGCGACCTTTGCGTGTACGATGAGCAAAGAGGCTGCGTGTGCGTCGATTGCGAGCACAACACTACCGGCGATCGATGTGAAAAGTGCCTTCCGGACTTTTTCCGCGATCCGGGCAAAGATCCGGACGATCCGACTGTTTGTCTGCGTAGGTGTGGGGGATGA
- the LOC136191544 gene encoding uncharacterized protein isoform X1, whose product MLQKRSVATLCLLTVHVLSMRAARSLPTTATNVTAINATATTAINATATTAINATATTAINATATTVINATATTAINATATTAINATATTSINVTATTMASSCPLGFFQCRNNGKCIPARRVCDWVSDCDDDSDERVCATLTPTKNCSSRFEFLCGDGRCVHQSDVCDDVNDCADNSDERGCPQSPTTSLLPTTQWPRRTTSTMGCDRQRYRRELFQCNNGRCIYRYDVCDYNDDCGDSSDERDCDCPSHRFLCGNGRCISDSRRCDGDVDCDNDEDDCPLSGGVVAILAVTFTIIGIVVFVGALVALCIRSKNRRVESQHQSWPTEAALPPVNGPGAMIQVPACFMPPPPGPPPSGFQEQPPSFDEAVSEKRQS is encoded by the exons ATGTTACAGAAACGTTCAG TTGCGACTCTTTGTCTACTCACCGTGCACGTCCTCTCCATGCGAGCGGCTAGAAGCTTGCCTACAACTGCGACGAACGTCACTGCCATAAATGCCACTGCTACAACTGCCATAAATGCCACTGCTACAACTGCCATAAATGCCACTGCTACAACTGCCATAAATGCCACTGCTACAACTGTCATAAATGCCACTGCTACAACTGCCATAAATGCCACTGCTACAACTGCCATAAATGCCACTGCTACAACTTCCATAAACGTCACCGCTACCACAATGGCATCAAGTTGCCCATTGGGATTTTTCCAGTGCCGGAACAACGGCAAATGCATTCCGGCACGTCGGGTGTGCGATTGGGTGTCCGACTGCGACGATGATTCGGACGAACGAGTATGTGCGACGctgacgccgacgaagaattgCTCGTCGAGATTCGAATTCTTGTGCGGCGACGGGCGCTGCGTTCATCAGTCGGACGtctgcgacgacgtgaacgaCTGCGCCGACAACTCGGACGAGCGAGGCTGTCCGcagtcgccgacgacgtcgctgttgCCGACGACGCAGTGGCCGcggcggacgacgtcgacgatgggCTGCGATCGTCAGCGTTATAGGCGGGAGCTTTTTCAGTGCAACAACGGACGCTGCATTTATCGATATGACGTTTGCGACTACAACGACGATTGCGGCGACAGCTCGGACGAACGCGACTGCGACTGTCCTTCGCATCGATTTCTGTGCGGAAATGGACGCTGCATTTCTGATTCTCGGCGCTGCGACGGAGATGTCGACTGCGATAATGACGAAGATGACTGCC CGTTGTCTGGCGGAGTGGTCGCTATCCTTGCCGTGACCTTTACCATTAttggaatcgtcgtctttgtcggCGCTCTGGTTGCTCTGTGCATCAGGTCGAAGAATCGCCGCGTCGAGTCGCAGCATCAGAGCTGGCCGACGGAAGCTGCTCTTCCACCTGTCAACGGCCCTGGTGCAATGATTCAAGTTCCGGCATGCTTCATGCCGCCTCCGCCTGGCCCTCCGCCGTCCGGTTTTCAGGAGCAACCGCCTTCTTTTGACGAGGCCGTTTCCGAGAAGAGACAGTCTTGA